The sequence GGTGAACTTTTCAAGATAAATCATGACAGGAGTATAATTCATCGAACCGAATGGCAGAAAATTCATTGTATTTTGCAGCCATAAAGGAAAGAAAGCAATAGGTATCAGTTCTCCTGAAAAAAATCTCAAAATACCGAGTTTGAGGTTACTCAGACCCCATGTCGCAGTTGTGTAAAAAGCCAGCATTCCAAAACAGAAATTTAGCATGAATAGTATTAGGAAGCTCAGCACAATACTGAATACATATAAAGTAACTGTAAGTATATCAGGTGGAAGGTGACCTCCAGATGCATACCTTACTACAGCAAAGCCCAACCAGATAGGCAGGCATATCATGATAAACTGCCAGGCAACTGTTCCTATAGCTTCTGATAACAGTCTTGAGCTATAATTTATAGGGCGTACAAGATTTATTGCAATAGAACCCTGCTTGATTTCTTCTGATACAGTTCTGTCAGCCTGGGATGAAACAAGTCTGCCGGTAATATCGCTTATGAAAATGTATGAGATCATTTCATCCAGTGTGAAACCTGCTATGGTAGAGCTGGTTGAATTGGTGAAAACTGCTTTCCACAGGTAATAAAATACAAATACCCTAAATAAGCCTCCAAATACGAATAAAAAGAAATCAATCCTATAAGAAAGCCGTGCTTGTATTACACTCCTTCCAAAGGGCAGGTAGAGACGTATGAATTTTTTTAGTGCATTCATGATTTTACCCCATCCTTATAGATTTTCTTTACAATTTCTTCTATCTCGGTTTCTTTTATATTCATATCTACAACTTGTGCCTGTGTCATCACATGAGAAACGATTTCTGGAATAAGAACTTTATTTTTATTAAATTCAACAAAGAGGCTGTTACCATCTATCCAGGTTCTTGCATCCTCCGGATCCAGCTTAAATTCTCTTGCTATATCAATATTTCTTGCAGAGTTGGCATTTGTCACATCCATCTGAAGTGTACGCATAAATCCGTATTGGTTTTTGATTTCCTCGATGCTGCCGTCATATATCTTAGAACCTTTGTCTATAATGATCATTCTGCTACAAAGTTCTTCTATATCAAACATATCATGTGTAGTCAGTATTACTGTTGTTTTAAATTCACGGTTGATATCCTTTATGGCATTACGCATTTTTTCCTTTACCATTACATCAAGGCCAATAGTCGGTTCGTCAAGAAACAGAACTCTTGGATTATGTATGAGTGCTGCAGCAAGGTCGGCACGCATCCTTTGCCCCAATGAGAGGGTTCTGACAGGGCTGGATATAAAGCTCCCGATATCGAGAACTTCATTCATAAAGGACATTCTGTATTTATAGGAGTTATCATCAACATCGTATATTTCCTTAAGAATAGAAAAGGTTTCGGTAAGCGGTAGATCCCACCAAAGCTGAGTCCTTTGACCAAATACTACTCCGATGTGTTTTGCATTCTGCTTACGGTTTTCATAGGGGACAATACCATTAACGTTGCATGTTCCGGCAGTAGGCGTCAATATACCTGTCATCATTTTTATAGTGGTAGATTTTCCGGCTCCGTTTGCTCCTATGTATCCTACCATTTCACCTTTTTCTATATCGAAACTGATATTGTCAACAGCTCTCTTGATTTTTACTTCCCTGCTGAACAGTCCCTTTACCGTTCCTAAAAAGCCAGGCTGCTTTATGTAAGTTTTGAAATCCTTTGTCAGATTTTCTACATGTATCATAATGTGCCCCCATATATTTTTGTTGATATAAAAATACTGAAAAAGTTATCTTGATGCCTAATTAGTATGTAATGCAAACTACCTGGGACAAAATTTGAGTATTAGAATATTTTACTATAAATTAACAGAATGTCAATATGTATGTATAAAGTTAATATATATGGTCTAAATATGGTAGGGTTTATGTTCTGAACAATGCTAAATACAGCCTTGTCTTATTGTATTTTACTGCTTAAGATGATAAAATTCATAGTAAGGAAGTTTTTATGTAACTTTTCTGACCAAATAGCAAACAGCAAAGCAAACTAATCAGGGGTGATCTTTTTGGACATAAGTTTGAAAAAGATAGTAACAAAGCTTTCTGTTATTCTTTTGACGAGTATTGTTTTGTTAATGCTCAGTTTCAGTGGCTGCACATCAAATATAACGGAAAAAAATAAACAACCCTATGCAAAAAATGGTATTCTTGACCTTTCACAATGGGATTTTAATAAGAACGGAACTGTTAGGCTCGATGGGGAATGGGAATTCTACTGGGAGCAGTTATTGACTCCTGAAGATTTCGGCAATAAAAAAACTGGTATGATTCCGCAATATTTCAGTGTTCCTGCCCCTTGGAACGGCATGACAGTAAACGGGCAGAAAATCAAAGGTTCGGGATATGCTACATTTCGTTTGGTTATCAATTTAGAAGATGGGGAGCATCTTCTGTCAATAAAAGCTGCCAGTATATCTTCAGCCTTCAAACTGTGGGTAAACGGAGTACTTATAACCTCGGCAGGCAAGGTGGGAAGAAATGCTGCAGAAGCTGTGCCTGAATTTAAACCAGGGGCGTATCCTTTTCTGATAAAGGGAAAAAATGTAGAGCTGGTTATGCAAATAGCCAACTACTGGTATGATAAGGGAGGACCTTGGATAGGCTTTGTATTCGGATCGCAGCAGCAGGTCAATTCGACCAGAGAAAAATGGCTGGCTCTTGAGTTGTTTTCTATCGGCTCTTTGGCAATTATTGCTTTCTATTATATATGCTTTTATATGATGAGGAGAAAAGACAAGGCAATGCTGTACTTCGGCCTTACATGTCTGACAATTGCAGTAAGAAGTCTGATTGTCTCTGAAATATACTATAGCGACATTTTTTATGGTGTAGGGTGGGGGGTTGCCCGTAAGATTGAATTCATAAGCTTCTATTTATGTACACTTTTCTTTGTGTTACTTTTTAAAACTCTCTTTCCACATGAGTTTCCCAAAAACCATGTAGCAATTACCAAGATTATGGCAATATGTTTTGTAGCTCAGGTTATTGTGCTTCCGCTTCGTATTTATTCGGTTACAATAATTTTTTACCAGGCATTTGTCCTGTATCTTGTGATAGCTTCCACTATCTGGATAGTACTTGCATATATAAGGAAGCGGGAAGGTGCGCTGGTATCGCTTATAGGAATGACAATATTTTATATCACTGTGGTCAATGATATTCTGGCTGCTATGCAAGCCATCCAGACAATAACCTTAACCCCATTCGGACTTATTGTTTTTGTGTTTTTTCAAGCGGTTATACTGGCTAAAAGGGTTTCTCACGCATTTAGCGGTATAGAAGACCTGTCTGAGCGGCTGATACGGCTTGATAAAATGAAGGATGATTTTTTGGCTAATACCTCCCATGAACTGAAAACCCCATTGAACGGAATTTTGGGAATAGCCGAATCCATGCTGGAGGGTGCTGGGGGACCGTTAAACAAGCAGCAGGTCCATAACCTGTCCATAATTGTTTCAAGCGGTAAGAGGCTTGCAAATCTGGTCAAGGACATACTGGACTTTTCCAGGCTCAAAAACCATGATTTGGAGCTTCAATACAAACCTGTAGACTTGCGTCAGGTAGCAGAGCTTGTATTAAATCTGACCAAACCTCTTTCATCAGGAAAGCCTATTGAGCTGCAGAATAACATTCCTGAAGATATTCCACTGGTATTTGCTGATGAGAGCAGGGTGGAGCAAATTTTGCATAACCTCATTGGAAACGCAGTGAAATTTACTGAGTCCGGGAAGGTTGGAGTATCTGCACAGAAGAAGGATGGAATGATAGAAGTGGGCATATACGATACAGGCATAGGTATACCTGAAGAAAGGTTTGAGGATATATTCAAGCCATTTGAGCAAGTAGACAGCTCCGTCTCAAGGAAGTACGGAGGAACGGGATTGGGATTGCATATTACAAAATTGCTTGTAGAATTGCATGGTGGCAAAATATTTCTTGAAAGCAAGCCGGGAACGGGCTCAACCTTTTACTTTACTTTGCCGGTTTGCAATGATATACGGGAATACAGTCCCAAAGATGATTTTAGTGACAGATATAAAAAGCGGCCTGAACTCATACATGTACATGAGGATGTTTTGGTAACGCCAAACTCAATGATATCGGAAAACTCCTATAAGATTCTTATTGTTGATGATGAACCTGTTAATCTTCAGGTATTAACAAATCAGCTTTCACTGAAAGAATATTCGGTAACAGCTGTAAGTAATGGTATAGAGGCTCTTAATCTTATCCATGGAGCAGATCCGGGTTTTGACCTGGTGATTCTTGACATCATGATGCCAAGAATGTCAGGCTACCAGGTTTGCCGCATTATTAGAGAAAAGCATTCGCTTTTGGAGCTTCCTGTACTGATGCTTACTGCAAAAAGCCAACTGGAGGATATAACGGCGGGCTTTGAAGCCGGAGCTAATGACTATTTGGCAAAGCCTTTTGATAAAGCTGAACTGTTGGCGCGCGTAAATACATTGCTGACATTGCGGTCTTCTGTAAAGTTTTCAATTACAAATGCACGCAAATTGGAGATGGAATGGACAAGCCGCTTGCTGGCAGAAAGGTTGAACGATTTTACAAGGACACTTTCCTCAACATTGGAAGTAGGAGAGGTGGCAAAGCGTGTTCTGGAAAGTATACAGGATATAGTTCCTTTCGAACAGGCCTTGATTGTTTTAAAAGATCGGGGACGGTTCGCTGTGATTGCAAACAGGGGCTGGGTTGATTCAGAAAAGAATGCGCAAAATGGTTTCGAAATAAATGAAAGCCATGTTCTTAAAGCGGTTTTGGATAGCGAGAAACCTGTAATTATAGGAAACACTGAAAATGATGCTGCTTACCGGGACTTTGTCCTTAATACAGGCATCCGTTCCTTTATCTGTATTCCGATGATTTACAATTATCAGGTATCCGGTATCATTGCATTGGGACACAGTCAGGTCAATGTCTTTAGTGATTACCTGGGAGAGCTTGTATTCAACTTTGCTGGTCAGGCAGGTATTGCCTTTGAAAACGCGAAGCTGTTTGAAGATATAAGGAAACTTGCGACTACTGATGGCCTTACAGGATTGTTCAACCGCAGGCACTTTTTCGAACTGGCAGAAAATGAGTTTGAAAGAAGCTGCAGAGAACACCAACCTCTTTCTCTGATTATGATGGATATAGATAATTTTAAGAAGATAAATGACAATTATGGCCACCGTTTTGGCGACCAGGTTCTGAAATCCGTAGCACAGTTATGTATTGAAAGTATGAATAATAATGGACTTATAGGCCGGTATGGAGGAGAGGAGTTCATAATACTGCTATCCGGTATGACAGCAGAGGAAGCATTACAGTTTGCGGAAAAAATCAGAAAGTCTGTTGAATATCACAGAATACAGAATGAAAAGGATGAAAACATAAAGGTAACTGTCAGCTTGGGACTATGTTCTCTCAAAGAGTCCACCGGCAGTTTGAATACAATAATCGAAGCGGCAGATAATGCCTTGTATGAAGCAAAAAAAGCAGGGAGAAACCGTGTTGCTGTAGCGTAGGAACCTTTCCACACAGAGTTTTAACTTTACTTTAATCTTTGCCCCTCTAAGATTTGATATGCTTAGTATGAGTTATCACTAAATGGATTAATCAAACAGAAACAATGGGGGGTGATCGAATGAAATATACTGTTGGCATACTGTTATGTTTAGTCTTGGCAAGCTGCAGCAGTTTTCAGACACAAGAGCCCTCAATTGCTTCAGAGTCTACAACGAGGAAGGTACAAACACCATATCCGGCCCCAGTAAGCACTGCCGATCTAAAAGGGATAGCGTATAGCGAAAAAGGTGTTTATGTTGCTGTAGGCTTTATGGGTGAAATACTTAATTCTGCTGACGGCATCACATGGAATAAAGTACAGTCCGGTACCGATAAGGGGCTATGGGGAATTGTATGGGGAAGAAACCGGTTTGTAGCAGTGGGTGACCAGGGGACAGTGTTACTTTCGGAAAACGGTGAAAGCTGGGAAGCTGTAAAGTCGGGTACAAATTCTTGTATTCAAAGGATTATATGGGATGGCAAGCAGTATGTTGCAATCAGTTTTGGAAGTATTCTGGTCTCAATTGATGGCAGGAAGTGGTCTGTAAAAGAGTTTCCTGATGCAGCTTTAAATAATAACACGGATAGAGGATATTCATATTCTATGTCAAGCGTCTTATGGGATGGGAAAAAATATATCACTGCAGGGAGCGGCAACAGCATATTGTCTTCTGCAGATCTGAACAAGTGGCAAATTAATGTTTCGCACTCTTTGGGTACGGGTATGTTTTTTGATCTTGCATGGAGCGGCAAACGATATGTTGCTGTTGGAGACCATCTGGCTTTGATGGTGTCTGAGGATGGGATAAACTGGGTAGATAAAGGTTTAAAGATTGATATGATTGAAAGAGTGGATGATTACTACACTCTATATATTTCGGGTGTTGTCTGGGGTGGGAATAAGTTTGTGGCTGTAGGCCAAAAGGGGATAATACTAGCCTCAGCTGACGGGATGGCGTGGACTCCTGCACCACGCATAACAAGGTCGGTTTTAAGTCAAATTATATGGGATGGAAATAAATATATTGCTGTTGGCGATGCTGGTACAATAATCACCTCCAATGATGCGTTGAAGTGGAATAAGTTATATCCGAAGAGTCTGGCTCCGCTAGAAGAGGGGTTCAACCCGGAACAGTCAAAGAAAGCTTTCGAAAGAGTAAGAAAGCTTGCTGCTGAAGGCCGGAAAACCATAGTGGAACCATGGAGGATTCAGTATCCTGATACTGCCGGGGAGAGATATTTATTCATAAAGCCAAAGAATGAAGCTGATTTTTACCTTGCGGAAGAGAAGTTTTTCAATGCTTTCAGATATATTCTCGATTGGGCTGAAGAGTATGCTGCAGAGAACAGTGATAAGGAAATTTACGATGAGTATGATTTCACTATCAGGACAAGCGATTCACACGACATACATTACAATTCGAAGACCAATATTTTCTATTTTGAAAACAACAGAAAACTCTATAAACTATGGAGCGAAAAGGATAATCTATGGACCAGCTTGAGATTTGATAAGAATAATGCTTCCGTGGATTTCACGCAGGAAGGATTGATATTGGATACTGCGGAATTGCATGAAGATTTGGACGGTGATAAGATTTATGAAAATATTTTCCTCAGACGGAATATTGATATGGATTATTCTGGTATTAGTCCTGTCTTGAGTATTGTTATCGGTGATAAAGAGGAAGTTTTATTTGATAATGCCCAAAGTGGTATCAGGACAAAACCGGTAATTAATATGCTTCGTTCAGTTGACAATGAAACAAAAGCTGCAATTGTTAGTTCTGCAATAAAACCCGCAGACTGGGCTCCATATGAAGAATTCTATCCGTATGAATATAAAGCTGACAAGCTTCTTAAATTATCAGTGGAAAGGCCTGACAAAAAGGTAAAAGTGAGTGGGAGAAGGGTTGATGTTGGTTATCCTGAGTTTGGTAAAAAAATCAGTTTTACTGTAAATGACAATACTATAAGGTTTTACGGGGAACCTAAGGAATTATTCTCTAAAGAGGTCCCTTTACATTTGAGGTCTGTAGAGTTTGGGCAAAATAATTCAGGGATGCAGACACTTGTGACAAAAGAAAATGCAGAGCTGTTCAAAGGAGGCTACTTCTATACGCAGAAAACCGGATATGTGCTGAAAGAAGGAAAACTGATTCCGGTATATCTGGAACTTACCAAAAGTGGAAACCCATAGGTATATCTGTTTTTTTACAGTAAAGGTGTTCAACAAGTCTATTTCCCTGATGAACACCTCGATTTACAGCACACGTGAGTTATTGCAGCATATCCCTAAACTGTCCTATGTCAGTAGTTGGTGCCTGGCATGCAAAATTTTCACAAACGTAAGCTGTTGCTCCGCCACCGATTGCTTTGTAATCCTCAATAAAAGGAGCCAGTTCTTTTATCTCCTTGTATTCATCGGAGTAAACCATAGTTAGCATAAAGGGCCTGTATTCTTCACGAATGATTTCTACCA comes from Clostridia bacterium and encodes:
- a CDS encoding diguanylate cyclase gives rise to the protein MDISLKKIVTKLSVILLTSIVLLMLSFSGCTSNITEKNKQPYAKNGILDLSQWDFNKNGTVRLDGEWEFYWEQLLTPEDFGNKKTGMIPQYFSVPAPWNGMTVNGQKIKGSGYATFRLVINLEDGEHLLSIKAASISSAFKLWVNGVLITSAGKVGRNAAEAVPEFKPGAYPFLIKGKNVELVMQIANYWYDKGGPWIGFVFGSQQQVNSTREKWLALELFSIGSLAIIAFYYICFYMMRRKDKAMLYFGLTCLTIAVRSLIVSEIYYSDIFYGVGWGVARKIEFISFYLCTLFFVLLFKTLFPHEFPKNHVAITKIMAICFVAQVIVLPLRIYSVTIIFYQAFVLYLVIASTIWIVLAYIRKREGALVSLIGMTIFYITVVNDILAAMQAIQTITLTPFGLIVFVFFQAVILAKRVSHAFSGIEDLSERLIRLDKMKDDFLANTSHELKTPLNGILGIAESMLEGAGGPLNKQQVHNLSIIVSSGKRLANLVKDILDFSRLKNHDLELQYKPVDLRQVAELVLNLTKPLSSGKPIELQNNIPEDIPLVFADESRVEQILHNLIGNAVKFTESGKVGVSAQKKDGMIEVGIYDTGIGIPEERFEDIFKPFEQVDSSVSRKYGGTGLGLHITKLLVELHGGKIFLESKPGTGSTFYFTLPVCNDIREYSPKDDFSDRYKKRPELIHVHEDVLVTPNSMISENSYKILIVDDEPVNLQVLTNQLSLKEYSVTAVSNGIEALNLIHGADPGFDLVILDIMMPRMSGYQVCRIIREKHSLLELPVLMLTAKSQLEDITAGFEAGANDYLAKPFDKAELLARVNTLLTLRSSVKFSITNARKLEMEWTSRLLAERLNDFTRTLSSTLEVGEVAKRVLESIQDIVPFEQALIVLKDRGRFAVIANRGWVDSEKNAQNGFEINESHVLKAVLDSEKPVIIGNTENDAAYRDFVLNTGIRSFICIPMIYNYQVSGIIALGHSQVNVFSDYLGELVFNFAGQAGIAFENAKLFEDIRKLATTDGLTGLFNRRHFFELAENEFERSCREHQPLSLIMMDIDNFKKINDNYGHRFGDQVLKSVAQLCIESMNNNGLIGRYGGEEFIILLSGMTAEEALQFAEKIRKSVEYHRIQNEKDENIKVTVSLGLCSLKESTGSLNTIIEAADNALYEAKKAGRNRVAVA
- a CDS encoding ABC-2 family transporter protein, whose protein sequence is MNALKKFIRLYLPFGRSVIQARLSYRIDFFLFVFGGLFRVFVFYYLWKAVFTNSTSSTIAGFTLDEMISYIFISDITGRLVSSQADRTVSEEIKQGSIAINLVRPINYSSRLLSEAIGTVAWQFIMICLPIWLGFAVVRYASGGHLPPDILTVTLYVFSIVLSFLILFMLNFCFGMLAFYTTATWGLSNLKLGILRFFSGELIPIAFFPLWLQNTMNFLPFGSMNYTPVMIYLEKFTGMRALAAIGIQSVWVIIMLLLSRWVWSRVIRRLTVLGG
- a CDS encoding ATP-binding cassette domain-containing protein, with the protein product MIHVENLTKDFKTYIKQPGFLGTVKGLFSREVKIKRAVDNISFDIEKGEMVGYIGANGAGKSTTIKMMTGILTPTAGTCNVNGIVPYENRKQNAKHIGVVFGQRTQLWWDLPLTETFSILKEIYDVDDNSYKYRMSFMNEVLDIGSFISSPVRTLSLGQRMRADLAAALIHNPRVLFLDEPTIGLDVMVKEKMRNAIKDINREFKTTVILTTHDMFDIEELCSRMIIIDKGSKIYDGSIEEIKNQYGFMRTLQMDVTNANSARNIDIAREFKLDPEDARTWIDGNSLFVEFNKNKVLIPEIVSHVMTQAQVVDMNIKETEIEEIVKKIYKDGVKS